From a single Mangifera indica cultivar Alphonso chromosome 19, CATAS_Mindica_2.1, whole genome shotgun sequence genomic region:
- the LOC123202801 gene encoding U-box domain-containing protein 44-like isoform X1 yields the protein MVCNLLNHDGWWTQSTFAVSDIDQMAESWGGSFDSGSLSDESYHFGKMHIEPIYDAFFCPLTKQIMRDPVTIENGQTFEREAIERWFQECKESGRKLVCPLTLRELSSTELNPSIALRNTIEEWSARNDAAQLDMAQRSLTLGSSESDTLQALKYVQYFCKTSRSNKHVLHNSELLPMIIDMLKSSSHKVRCKALETLRIVIEEDSDNKEILAQGDTVRTIVKFLSHEHSKEREEAVSLLYELSKSEVLCEKIGSVNGAILILVGMTSSSSENILTVEKADKTLENLERCENNLRQMAENGRLQPLLTQILEGPTETKLSLAAFLGELALNNDVKVLVARTVGSSLISIMKSGNMQAREAALKALNQISSYESSAKVLIEDGILPPLVRDLFTVGSNQLPMRLKEVSATILANVVSSGYDFDSIIVGPDHQTLVSEDVVHNLLHLISNTGPAIECKLLQVLVGLTNSTTTVVNVVSAIKSSGATISLVQFIEAPQNDLRVASIRLLQNLSSYMGQELANALRGTVGQLGSLMKVISENTGITEEQAAAVGLLAELPERDVGLTQQMLDEGAFQLIISRVVRIRQGETRGSRFVTPFLEGLVSVLARVTFILADEPDAIALCREHNLAALFIELLQSNGLDKVQMVSATALENLSLESKNLTKLPELPSPGFCASIFPCFIEQPAITGLCQVHRGRCSLKETFCLLKGQAVEKLVALLDHTNENVVEAALAALSTLLEDGLDIEQGVMVLCDAQGIKPVLDVLLEKRTENLRRRGVWVVERILRTDDIAHEVSRDPNVSTALVDAFQRADYRTRQIAERALKHIDKIPNFSGIFPNMG from the exons ATGGTGTG TAATTTGTTGAATCATGATGGGTGGTGGACTCAGTCAACTTTCG CAGTGAGCGATATTGATCAAATGGCTGAAAGCTGGGGCGGAAGTTTTGACTCTGGTAGCCTGTCAGATGAGAGTTACCATTTCGGGAAGATGCACATTGAGCCAATTTATGATGCATTTTTTTGCCCTTTAACAAAGCAAATTATGCGTGATCCTGTTACCATAGAAAATGGTCAAACTTTTGAGCGTGAAGCAATTGAAAGGTGGTTCCAGGAATGCAAGGAGAGTGGACGGAAGCTGGTCTGCCCTTTGACCCTAAGAGAATTAAGCAGTACTGAACTTAACCCCAGTATAGCTTTAAGAAACACAATTGAAGAATGGAGTGCTAGGAATGATGCTGCTCAACTTGACATGGCGCAGAGATCATTAACTTTAGGCAGCTCAGAGAGTGATACATTGCAGGCTCTGAAGTATGTGCAGTATTTCTGCAAAACAAGCCGATCAAATAAGCATGTTCTGCACAATTCCGAGCTATTACCTATGATAATTGACATGTTGAAGAGCAGCAGCCATAAAGTTCGGTGTAAAGCTCTAGAAACACTTCGAATTGTAATTGAAGAAGATTCTGATAATAAG GAAATATTGGCCCAGGGGGATACTGTGCGAACTATAGTTAAGTTCTTGTCACATGAGCATTCCAAGGAGAGGGAAGAAGCTGTATCTTTACTATATGAGCTCTCCAAATCTGAAGTGCTGTGTGAGAAAATTGGTTCTGTCAATGGAGCAATTCTTATATTGGTTGGAATGACAAGCAGCAGTTCAGAAAATATCTTGACTGTGGAGAAGGCTGATAAAACGCTGGAAAATCTGGAGAGGTGTGAAAACAATTTGCGACAGATGGCTGAAAATGGAAGACTGCAACCTCTTCTAACACAAATCCTGGAAG GTCCAACAGAAACTAAACTGTCCTTGGCTGCATTTTTAGGCGAGCTGGCTTTAAACAATGATGTTAAAGTGCTAGTGGCAAGAACTGTGGGTTCATCTCTTATCAGTATTATGAAAAGTGGTAATATGCAGGCAAGAGAAGCTGCTTTGAAAGCTCTCAATCAAATTTCATCGTATGAGTCAAGTGCGAAGGTGTTGATAGAGGATGGTATCCTTCCCCCTCTTGTTAGGGACCTCTTCACAGTTGGATCCAATCAGCTCCCAATGCGATTGAAAGAAGTCTCTGCTACAATTCTTGCCAATGTTGTTAGTTCAGGCTATGACTTCGACTCGATCATAGTTGGACCTGACCACCAGACTTTAGTTTCAGAAGACGTAGTCCATAACCTACTTCATCTAATTAGCAACACAGGTCCAGCAATTGAGTGCAAACTTCTGCAGGTCCTTGTTGGACTAACTAATAGTACCACAACTGTTGTGAATGTGGTTTCTGCCATCAAAAGTTCCGGTGCTACTATTAGTTTGGTTCAGTTTATTGAGGCTCCTCAGAATGATTTGCGTGTGGCTTCCATAAGACTTCTACAGAACCTCTCTTCATACATGGGTCAGGAATTAGCTAATGCGCTACGTGGCACAGTTGGTCAGCTTGGCAGCCTAATGAAAGTCATATCAGAAAATACAGGAATTACTGAGGAACAGGCAGCAGCTGTTGGCCTTCTAGCTGAACTTCCAGAGAGAGACGTGGGTTTGACACAGCAAATGCTAGATGAAGGCGCCTTTCAGCTAATCATCTCTAGAGTGGTTAGGATTCGACAAGGAGAGACTAGGGGTTCCCGCTTTGTGACACCATTCCTAGAAGGGCTTGTATCAGTTCTTGCAAGGGTAACATTTATCTTGGCCGATGAACCTGATGCCATCGCTCTTTGCCGTGAGCATAATCTTGCAGCACTGTTCATTGAACTACTTCAGTCCAATGGACTCGATAAAGTACAGATGGTTTCTGCTACAGCATTGGAGAACTTATCTCTAGAATCCAAAAACTTGACGAAACTGCCCGAGTTGCCTTCACCTGGTTTTTGTGCCTCAATCTTCCCATGTTTCATTGAGCAGCCTGCCATTACTGGATTGTGTCAGGTCCACAGGGGAAGGTGTTCACTAAAAGAAACCTTTTGTCTTTTGAAAGGACAGGCTGTGGAGAAATTGGTAGCACTTCTAGACCACACAAATGAGAACGTGGTTGAGGCAGCACTGGCGGCATTATCTACTTTGTTGGAGGATGGTCTTGATATTGAACAAGGTGTGATGGTTTTGTGTGATGCACAGGGTATCAAGCCTGTTCTTGATGTGTTACTTGAAAAAAGAACTGAGAACCTGAGGAGGAGGGGGGTTTGGGTAGTTGAGAGAATCTTGCGAACCGATGACATTGCACATGAAGTTTCCAGAGACCCAAATGTCAGTACTGCACTTGTTGATGCCTTCCAGCGTGCCGACTATCGAACACGGCAGATTGCTGAACGCGCCCTAAAGCATATCGATAAAATTCCGAACTTTTCAGGAATCTTCCCAAATATGGGATGA
- the LOC123202801 gene encoding U-box domain-containing protein 44-like isoform X2 gives MAESWGGSFDSGSLSDESYHFGKMHIEPIYDAFFCPLTKQIMRDPVTIENGQTFEREAIERWFQECKESGRKLVCPLTLRELSSTELNPSIALRNTIEEWSARNDAAQLDMAQRSLTLGSSESDTLQALKYVQYFCKTSRSNKHVLHNSELLPMIIDMLKSSSHKVRCKALETLRIVIEEDSDNKEILAQGDTVRTIVKFLSHEHSKEREEAVSLLYELSKSEVLCEKIGSVNGAILILVGMTSSSSENILTVEKADKTLENLERCENNLRQMAENGRLQPLLTQILEGPTETKLSLAAFLGELALNNDVKVLVARTVGSSLISIMKSGNMQAREAALKALNQISSYESSAKVLIEDGILPPLVRDLFTVGSNQLPMRLKEVSATILANVVSSGYDFDSIIVGPDHQTLVSEDVVHNLLHLISNTGPAIECKLLQVLVGLTNSTTTVVNVVSAIKSSGATISLVQFIEAPQNDLRVASIRLLQNLSSYMGQELANALRGTVGQLGSLMKVISENTGITEEQAAAVGLLAELPERDVGLTQQMLDEGAFQLIISRVVRIRQGETRGSRFVTPFLEGLVSVLARVTFILADEPDAIALCREHNLAALFIELLQSNGLDKVQMVSATALENLSLESKNLTKLPELPSPGFCASIFPCFIEQPAITGLCQVHRGRCSLKETFCLLKGQAVEKLVALLDHTNENVVEAALAALSTLLEDGLDIEQGVMVLCDAQGIKPVLDVLLEKRTENLRRRGVWVVERILRTDDIAHEVSRDPNVSTALVDAFQRADYRTRQIAERALKHIDKIPNFSGIFPNMG, from the exons ATGGCTGAAAGCTGGGGCGGAAGTTTTGACTCTGGTAGCCTGTCAGATGAGAGTTACCATTTCGGGAAGATGCACATTGAGCCAATTTATGATGCATTTTTTTGCCCTTTAACAAAGCAAATTATGCGTGATCCTGTTACCATAGAAAATGGTCAAACTTTTGAGCGTGAAGCAATTGAAAGGTGGTTCCAGGAATGCAAGGAGAGTGGACGGAAGCTGGTCTGCCCTTTGACCCTAAGAGAATTAAGCAGTACTGAACTTAACCCCAGTATAGCTTTAAGAAACACAATTGAAGAATGGAGTGCTAGGAATGATGCTGCTCAACTTGACATGGCGCAGAGATCATTAACTTTAGGCAGCTCAGAGAGTGATACATTGCAGGCTCTGAAGTATGTGCAGTATTTCTGCAAAACAAGCCGATCAAATAAGCATGTTCTGCACAATTCCGAGCTATTACCTATGATAATTGACATGTTGAAGAGCAGCAGCCATAAAGTTCGGTGTAAAGCTCTAGAAACACTTCGAATTGTAATTGAAGAAGATTCTGATAATAAG GAAATATTGGCCCAGGGGGATACTGTGCGAACTATAGTTAAGTTCTTGTCACATGAGCATTCCAAGGAGAGGGAAGAAGCTGTATCTTTACTATATGAGCTCTCCAAATCTGAAGTGCTGTGTGAGAAAATTGGTTCTGTCAATGGAGCAATTCTTATATTGGTTGGAATGACAAGCAGCAGTTCAGAAAATATCTTGACTGTGGAGAAGGCTGATAAAACGCTGGAAAATCTGGAGAGGTGTGAAAACAATTTGCGACAGATGGCTGAAAATGGAAGACTGCAACCTCTTCTAACACAAATCCTGGAAG GTCCAACAGAAACTAAACTGTCCTTGGCTGCATTTTTAGGCGAGCTGGCTTTAAACAATGATGTTAAAGTGCTAGTGGCAAGAACTGTGGGTTCATCTCTTATCAGTATTATGAAAAGTGGTAATATGCAGGCAAGAGAAGCTGCTTTGAAAGCTCTCAATCAAATTTCATCGTATGAGTCAAGTGCGAAGGTGTTGATAGAGGATGGTATCCTTCCCCCTCTTGTTAGGGACCTCTTCACAGTTGGATCCAATCAGCTCCCAATGCGATTGAAAGAAGTCTCTGCTACAATTCTTGCCAATGTTGTTAGTTCAGGCTATGACTTCGACTCGATCATAGTTGGACCTGACCACCAGACTTTAGTTTCAGAAGACGTAGTCCATAACCTACTTCATCTAATTAGCAACACAGGTCCAGCAATTGAGTGCAAACTTCTGCAGGTCCTTGTTGGACTAACTAATAGTACCACAACTGTTGTGAATGTGGTTTCTGCCATCAAAAGTTCCGGTGCTACTATTAGTTTGGTTCAGTTTATTGAGGCTCCTCAGAATGATTTGCGTGTGGCTTCCATAAGACTTCTACAGAACCTCTCTTCATACATGGGTCAGGAATTAGCTAATGCGCTACGTGGCACAGTTGGTCAGCTTGGCAGCCTAATGAAAGTCATATCAGAAAATACAGGAATTACTGAGGAACAGGCAGCAGCTGTTGGCCTTCTAGCTGAACTTCCAGAGAGAGACGTGGGTTTGACACAGCAAATGCTAGATGAAGGCGCCTTTCAGCTAATCATCTCTAGAGTGGTTAGGATTCGACAAGGAGAGACTAGGGGTTCCCGCTTTGTGACACCATTCCTAGAAGGGCTTGTATCAGTTCTTGCAAGGGTAACATTTATCTTGGCCGATGAACCTGATGCCATCGCTCTTTGCCGTGAGCATAATCTTGCAGCACTGTTCATTGAACTACTTCAGTCCAATGGACTCGATAAAGTACAGATGGTTTCTGCTACAGCATTGGAGAACTTATCTCTAGAATCCAAAAACTTGACGAAACTGCCCGAGTTGCCTTCACCTGGTTTTTGTGCCTCAATCTTCCCATGTTTCATTGAGCAGCCTGCCATTACTGGATTGTGTCAGGTCCACAGGGGAAGGTGTTCACTAAAAGAAACCTTTTGTCTTTTGAAAGGACAGGCTGTGGAGAAATTGGTAGCACTTCTAGACCACACAAATGAGAACGTGGTTGAGGCAGCACTGGCGGCATTATCTACTTTGTTGGAGGATGGTCTTGATATTGAACAAGGTGTGATGGTTTTGTGTGATGCACAGGGTATCAAGCCTGTTCTTGATGTGTTACTTGAAAAAAGAACTGAGAACCTGAGGAGGAGGGGGGTTTGGGTAGTTGAGAGAATCTTGCGAACCGATGACATTGCACATGAAGTTTCCAGAGACCCAAATGTCAGTACTGCACTTGTTGATGCCTTCCAGCGTGCCGACTATCGAACACGGCAGATTGCTGAACGCGCCCTAAAGCATATCGATAAAATTCCGAACTTTTCAGGAATCTTCCCAAATATGGGATGA
- the LOC123203697 gene encoding F-box/kelch-repeat protein At5g42350-like, with amino-acid sequence MFSQRLIGEDSPRRDLEAMSVSKRLVRSVSQKLRKKNMRNEGDDEDSVKGLSLKCLNLYGRVGGCKVGADTGEEYSDPSCRRRSSASEEGKGYKPVCGTDETGVDCFSYGMKEKFWKKSSRKDFELEESVQNSRMHIFLPDDILEMCLVRLPLTSLMNARLVCKKWRYLTTTPRFLQMRREGLHQNPWLFLFGAVKDGYCSGEIHALDVSQDQWHRIDATVLKGRFMFSVASILDDIYIVGGCSSLSNFGRVDRSTFKTHKGVLVFNPLTKSWCKIASMKYARSMPVLGVSEVSLEFSIIQSHHNRQDRHFPRTRIGGVSDVYEDPHRLSLRRQCRNAFDENEGLLFSANRKSYRFSRQKSDQSLTKCGKRFVLIAVGGLGSWDEPLDSGEIYDSAINKWTEIQRLPIDFGIVCSGVVCNGVLYVYSESDRLAGYDIERGFWIGIQTSPFPPRVHEYYPKLVSCGGRLFMLCVSWCEGNGQIGRRNKAVRKLWELDLFYLTWTETSVHPDAPMDWNAAFVADRNQIFGVEMFKIFGQVLNFVTVCNASDKGMNWSHVSRNHMAHELDASSCMTKSLAVLHL; translated from the coding sequence ATGTTTTCCCAGAGACTGATAGGGGAGGATTCTCCTCGTCGGGATCTCGAAGCGATGAGTGTGTCTAAACGGCTTGTTAGAAGTGTTAGTCAAAAGTTGAGAAAGAAGAATATGAGAAATGAAGGGGATGATGAGGATAGTGTGAAGGGGCTTTCTTTGAAATGTCTTAATTTGTATGGTAGAGTTGGGGGTTGCAAAGTAGGTGCCGACACTGGAGAGGAATATAGTGACCCAAGTTGTAGAAGGAGATCAAGCGCTAGTGAAGAAGGAAAGGGATATAAACCAGTTTGTGGTACTGATGAAACAGGTGTGGATTGCTTCTCATATGGGATGAAGGAGAAGTTTTGGAAGAAAAGTAGCAGAAAAGATTTTGAACTTGAAGAATCTGTACAGAACAGCAGGATGCACATCTTTCTTCCAGATGATATTCTGGAAATGTGCTTGGTGAGGCTCCCATTGACAAGTCTCATGAATGCCCGCCTTGTGTGCAAGAAATGGAGATACTTGACCACTACTCCTCGGTTCCTGCAGATGAGAAGGGAAGGCTTACATCAAAATCCTTGGTTGTTTCTGTTTGGTGCTGTTAAAGATGGCTATTGCTCTGGAGAGATACATGCGCTGGATGTGTCTCAAGACCAGTGGCATAGGATTGATGCCACTGTTCTTAAAGGAAGGTTCATGTTCTCTGTTGCCAGCATCCTGGATGATATTTACATTGTTGGAGGTTGTTCAAGTTTAAGCAACTTTGGAAGGGTGGACAGGAGCACATTCAAGACACACAAAGGTGTGTTGGTATTTAATCCTCTCACTAAATCTTGGTGCAAAATTGCGTCCATGAAGTACGCAAGATCAATGCCTGTTTTAGGAGTATCTGAGGTGAGTTTGGAATTCTCAATTATTCAAAGTCATCACAATCGACAAGATAGGCATTTCCCCAGGACACGAATTGGTGGGGTGTCAGATGTTTATGAGGATCCTCATAGGCTTTCACTAAGGCGCCAATGCAGAAATGcttttgatgaaaatgaaggCTTGTTGTTTTCAGCCAACAGGAAGTCATACAGGTTTAGTAGACAAAAAAGTGATCAGTCACTCACAAAATGTGGCAAAAGGTTTGTGTTGATTGCTGTGGGAGGTCTTGGATCTTGGGATGAACCCTTAGATTCAGGAGAAATTTATGATTCTGCAATTAATAAATGGACAGAAATCCAGAGATTGCCGATAGATTTTGGGATAGTGTGTTCTGGTGTTGTTTGTAACGGTGTCCTTTATGTTTATTCTGAAAGTGACAGGCTTGCGGGCTATGACATAGAAAGAGGCTTCTGGATTGGAATCCAAACCTCTCCATTCCCACCCCGTGTTCACGAGTACTACCCAAAACTTGTATCTTGTGGTGGCCGGCTGTTCATGCTCTGTGTCTCCTGGTGTGAAGGTAATGGTCAAATAGGCCGCAGAAACAAGGCAGTGAGAAAATTATGGGAGCTAGATCTCTTTTATCTTACCTGGACTGAGACCTCTGTACATCCAGATGCCCCTATGGACTGGAATGCTGCATTTGTTGCAGACAGAAACCAAATATTCGGAGTTGAAATGTTCAAAATATTTGGTCAGGTGCTCAACTTCGTAACTGTATGTAATGCATCTGACAAAGGGATGAACTGGAGTCACGTATCAAGGAATCACATGGCTCATGAACTGGATGCTTCTTCATGCATGACTAAATCATTGGCGGTGTTGCATCTGTAA
- the LOC123202802 gene encoding coiled-coil domain-containing protein 115: MAIMKRVENEDREPSAVENEDHEPNTVENGREKQQEEKQIKDETLLQFLDSTDGYLMLIDSLSSTLRQGWLELASARHSMGSSRVSSALLDLKVHSAATSVQVSQQDADSMFIQHRFLLRKWASSDDGEEKSRGDKLPTESDSQLQHRNNSSHSEKASERNGEKASERNGSPLTLDDQVQKQRSKSLSVFGALVSPRLRAAQISFETALEILVEIANMRSEILASFDQVHEKLGGT; encoded by the exons ATGGCGATAATGAAAAGAGTTGAAAATGAAGATCGCGAACCAAGCGCAGTTGAAAATGAAGATCACGAACCAAACACAGTTGAAAATGGACGTGAaaaacaacaagaagaaaagcaaataaaaGATGAAACTCTGTTGCAGTTTCTGGATTCTACGGATGGCTATCTGATGCTGATAGATTCTTTATCTTCTACGCTTCGCCAG GGATGGTTGGAACTGGCAAGTGCTAGGCATTCTATGGGATCTTCACGAGTTAGTAGTGCTTTGTTAGACCTTAAAGTTCACTCTGCTGCTACATCAGTGCAAGTATCTCAACAAGATG CTGACTCCATGTTTATACAACATCGATTTCTTTTGCGCAAATGGGCATCCTCCGATgatggagaagaaaaatctaGAGGGGACAAATTACCAACAGAATCTGATAGTCAGCTCCAGCATAGAAACAATTCCAGTCATTCTG AGAAAGCTTCAGAAAGAAATGGAGAGAAAGCCTCGGAAAGGAATGGAAGTCCTCTTACACTCGATGACCAG GTTCAAAAGCAACGATCCAAATCCTTGTCAGTTTTTGGAGCACTTGTTTCCCCTAGGCTTCGAGCCGCTCAAATATCATTTGAAACAG CATTGGAGATACTGGTAGAAATAGCAAATATGCGTTCAGAAATTCTTGCCTCTTTTGATCAAGTCCACGAAAAATTGGGAGGCACTTAG
- the LOC123202803 gene encoding uncharacterized protein At5g43822-like — MEGIINKYQQKFKKLKEEMNRWDDLQPHLIVQFRNASSIIERLQVVQDPKNYSCLNSVGGIQAAVLTKQMESLQIILPSMEKALEEFRGIVLSIEKLYRDGRQLVKGGSNQLTVKQLQQRVGVKPCLADCLDGLMILHDMHYSEYLLKSSLFSVLSELALQPSTSDLGALQQLLVDQPNIPKEEVQSIFEIIFAEEIN; from the exons ATGGAAggaataataaataagtatCAGCAGAAATTCAAAAAGCTCAAAGAAGAAATGAATCGATGGGATGACCTTCAACCGCACTTAATTGTTCAGTTTAGAAATGCTTCTTCAATCATTGAGAGGTTACAG GTTGTTCAAGATCCTAAAAACTACTCATGTTTGAATTCCGTAGGTGGGATTCAAGCTGCTGTATTGACGAAACAAATGGAATCCTTGCAGATTATTTTGCCTTCAATGGAAAAAGCATT GGAAGAGTTTCGAGGAATTGTTTTGTCTATTGAGAAGTTATATCGTGATGGTAGACAGCTAGTTAAAGGGGGCTCTAATCAACTAACAGTGAAACAACTGCAGCAAAGAGTTGGTGTTAAGCCATGTCTTGCAGATTGTTTAGATGGGCTTATGATTCTTCATGACATGCATTACTCAGA GTATCTTCTGAAATCATCATTGTTTTCAGTTCTTTCAGAATTGGCCCTGCAACCCAG TACAAGTGATCTGGGTGCACTGCAGCAACTCTTAGTCGATCAGCCAAACATCCCTAAAGAGGAAG TGCAATCCATCTTTGAGATCATATTTGCAGaagagataaattaa
- the LOC123202722 gene encoding protein canopy-1 — protein sequence MARRSMVCLILMFFIFSIAASIDDKCGACNAVAEELELGLLKEKPRNHLDMRHRLDSKGQRVGKVIDYRVSELRVVDLLEGLCDKMLDYTLEKVDLTRREWVRVDHWDNLTISKQEAKTYAKDISTYCGRLLEETEDELAELIKKGSIQAGDVSKVLCQDLSKHCHVSSGKQSVDDNMNESDGEL from the exons ATGGCAAGGAGGTCAATGGTGTGTCtaattttgatgttttttattttctctattgCCGCGTCAATCGATGACAAATGTGGAGCTTGTAACGCCGTCGCG GAGGAGTTAGAGCTAGGTCTTTTGAAG GAAAAACCGAGGAATCATTTGGATATGCGACATCGTTTGGATTCAAAAGGTCAGCGCGTAGGAAAGGTAATTGATTACAG AGTCAGTGAGCTTAGAGTTGTTGATCTCTTGGAAGGGCTATGTGATAAGATGCTAGATTATACTCTTGAGAAG GTAGATTTAACTAGACGGGAGTGGGTCAGAGTGGATCACTGGGATAACCTTACAATTA GTAAACAAGAAGCTAAGACATATGCGAAAGATATCTCCACTTATTGTGGAAG GTTACTTGAGGAAACTGAAGATGAG CTGGCTGAATTGATAAAGAAAGGGTCTATTCAAGCAGGAGATGTAAGCAAGGTTCTCTGCCAAGATTTAAGCAAGCACTGTCACGTGTCAAG TGGAAAGCAGTCGGTGGATGACAATATGAATGAATCTGATGGCGAACTCTGA